GCTCGGTGCCGGGATAGACCACGAAACGGGCATCGGGCTTGATGTCGTCGCAGGCCAGCCAGAATCCCTTCGATGGCTGCGGTGATAGGCTGCGCTTGATCTCGATGGCCCATAGCCGGCCAGGTCCGGTGGACAGGATCAGATCCACCTCGGCGCCCGCCGACGTCCGGTAGAATCCGGCCTGGGCATTGTCTGGTGCCGCCACCAGCAGGTTCTCGATGACATAGCCTTCCCAACTGCTTCCGGCGACCGGGTGCCCGAGAAGGTCTTCCATTGTTTCCAGCCCAAGCAGGGTATGCACGATGCCGCTGTCGCGGACGAAAATGCGAGGCGACTTGACCATGCGCTTGCCGGTATTGGACATCCACGGCGTCAACCGCCGCACAAGTAGCAGGTCGACCAACAGGTCAAGATAGCGGGCGACGGTGACGCCGGCAACACCTAGGCCCTGGCCGATGCGGGCGGCGTTGAGCAGCCCCCCTTGTTCGTGGGCGAGCATGGTCCAGAATCGGCGAAGGGTTTCCGCCGGCACCCGTGGCCCCAACTGAGGGATGTCGCGTTCCAGATAGGTGCGGATGAAGGCCTGCCGCCACTCGGCGCTGTCGCGGTCATCAGGTGCCAGGAAGCTGTCCGGGAAGCCGCCGCGCAGCCAGTGGCGATCCATATCGCCGATGCCCTTTACCACTTCCTGGGCGTCGAACGGGGTCAACTCGAACATGGCGATGCGCCCGGCCAGCGTCTCCGATGATTGCTTCAGGAGTTCGATCGAGGCAGATCCGAGCAAGAGGAAGCGGTCAGACCGACGGCCTCGCCGCCGACCGGCGTCGATCAATCCGCGCAGGACTTTGAACAAATCAGGCGCGCGCTGGACTTCGTCGAGAATGACCAGCTTGTCTTCGTGGGCGGCCAGGTACAGTTCGGGTTCCGCCAGCTTGGCCAGATCGGAAGG
This is a stretch of genomic DNA from Magnetospirillum gryphiswaldense MSR-1 v2. It encodes these proteins:
- a CDS encoding ATP-binding protein yields the protein MIERRHRPAIENLLQRHPAVALLGPRQSGKTTLALEIGESRQSIYLDLESPSDLAKLAEPELYLAAHEDKLVILDEVQRAPDLFKVLRGLIDAGRRRGRRSDRFLLLGSASIELLKQSSETLAGRIAMFELTPFDAQEVVKGIGDMDRHWLRGGFPDSFLAPDDRDSAEWRQAFIRTYLERDIPQLGPRVPAETLRRFWTMLAHEQGGLLNAARIGQGLGVAGVTVARYLDLLVDLLLVRRLTPWMSNTGKRMVKSPRIFVRDSGIVHTLLGLETMEDLLGHPVAGSSWEGYVIENLLVAAPDNAQAGFYRTSAGAEVDLILSTGPGRLWAIEIKRSLSPQPSKGFWLACDDIKPDARFVVYPGTERYPLKDGLEAIGLTEMMALLGPRP